From Aspergillus luchuensis IFO 4308 DNA, chromosome 2, nearly complete sequence:
TTTGATAAGAGGAAGGACCTCTATACTCATACATGATTTACTTCCCACATGCACTGTCTGACTCACAAATCTTCAACCACCGATTCGCCGACTTCGACTTTACCTCCAAACATCTTTTGCTCCTGAATTTAAGGCTGCCCGTCTATAACGCCGGTTCGCGCGGGAGAGTCCGACATCAATTCTTTGAATGCACCCCTCACTCCAACCACGCATTCTCCGCTCCGCCCGACGAGCCCTGACGGAGTATCCCCGGGCCCCAGCGAGCAGTTGCAGacgcagcaccagcaccagcaccaacaggAGCGGTAGTAGCCTTCAGCAGCCCCAAACCAGAGAGCGGCCAAACATCCGGCAGGCGATCGAAGCCCCCACCatcccccaccaccgccactaccacatctccctctcccactcgacttttccctcctcttccccctccattcccctcccccatccctctCGTTCGCTCTCCACCATGcccaaagaaaaggaatCCAAGCTCTCCTTCAACCTCAAGACCCCCAAGGGTACGAAGGACTGGTCCGGCTCCGACGCCCTTCTCCGCGAccgcatcttctccaccatcGCCGACGTCTTCAAGCGCCATGGCGGTACTGCCCTCGACACCCCCGTCTTTGAGCTGCGCGAGATTCTCGCCGGTAAGTATGGCGAGGACTCCAAGCTCATCTACGACCTCCAGGACCAGGGTGGAGAAATCTGCTCCCTCCGCTACGATCTTACCGTCCCCTTCGCCCGCTGGCTCGCCATGAACCCGGACGTCCGCAGCATGAAGCGCTACCACATTGCCAAGGTGTACCGTCGCGATCAGCCCGCCGTGAGCAAGGGTCGCATGCGCGAGTTCTACCAGTGCGATTTCGATATCGCCGGTACCTTCGACCCCATGGTCCCCGATGCCGAGATCCTGCGCATCGTCACCGAGGTCTTCGAGGAGCTGGGCTGGAACGGTCGTTATaacatcaagatcaaccACCGGAAGATCCTCGACGGTGTCTTCCAGGTCTGCGGCGTgcccgaggagaagatccgtCCGATCTCCAGTGCCGTCGACAAGCTGGACAAGATGCCCTGGGCGGATGTGCGCAAGGAAATGGTCGAGGAGAAGGGTCTGGACGGCGCCGTGGCCGATAAGATCGAGACATACGTGATGCACAAGGGCGGTCGCGAACTCCTTGAGAACCTCCTCAAGGATGAGGGCCTGACGGCCAACGAGTCCGCCAAGGCCGGTCTCGAAGATATGGGTCTGCTCATGGACTACCTTGAGGCATTCGGCGTGCTGGACAAGATTTCCTTCGACATGAGTCTGGCCCGTGGTCTCGATTACTACACCGGTGTTATCTACGAGGTTGTCACCGAGGGCTCCGCCCCCGCCGTGGCGTCCTCCGCACCGGAGGCCCAGGCCGTGCAGAAGTCcggcaagaagagcaagtccAAGGGCGGCAACTCGGAAGACGATGACCGCTCCAACGACCCGACCCTGGGTGTCGGCAGTGTCGCCGCGGGAGGTCG
This genomic window contains:
- the HTS1 gene encoding histidine--tRNA ligase (COG:J;~EggNog:ENOG410PHWW;~InterPro:IPR036621,IPR006195,IPR041715,IPR015807, IPR004154,IPR033656;~PFAM:PF03129,PF13393;~go_function: GO:0004821 - histidine-tRNA ligase activity [Evidence IEA];~go_function: GO:0005524 - ATP binding [Evidence IEA];~go_process: GO:0006427 - histidyl-tRNA aminoacylation [Evidence IEA]) codes for the protein MHPSLQPRILRSARRALTEYPRAPASSCRRSTSTSTNRSGSSLQQPQTRERPNIRQAIEAPTIPHHRHYHISLSHSTFPSSSPSIPLPHPSRSLSTMPKEKESKLSFNLKTPKGTKDWSGSDALLRDRIFSTIADVFKRHGGTALDTPVFELREILAGKYGEDSKLIYDLQDQGGEICSLRYDLTVPFARWLAMNPDVRSMKRYHIAKVYRRDQPAVSKGRMREFYQCDFDIAGTFDPMVPDAEILRIVTEVFEELGWNGRYNIKINHRKILDGVFQVCGVPEEKIRPISSAVDKLDKMPWADVRKEMVEEKGLDGAVADKIETYVMHKGGRELLENLLKDEGLTANESAKAGLEDMGLLMDYLEAFGVLDKISFDMSLARGLDYYTGVIYEVVTEGSAPAVASSAPEAQAVQKSGKKSKSKGGNSEDDDRSNDPTLGVGSVAAGGRYDNLVGMFLPKAQIPCVGVSFGVDRIFSITKARLEREKSAEALRSSEVDAYVMAFGGKGFTGMLKERMSVCQTLWNSGVKAEFSYKVKPKLPQQFKAAEQAGVPFAVILGEDELAAGKVRVKEMGLEDGHPEKEGVLVDLTALPAEVKARVAKKRGESVEGVAQQLGEMKVDA